In Camelina sativa cultivar DH55 chromosome 16, Cs, whole genome shotgun sequence, a single window of DNA contains:
- the LOC104753274 gene encoding WUSCHEL-related homeobox 9, whose product MASSNRHWPSMFKSKPHPHQWQHDINSPLLPSASHRSSPFSSGCEVERSPEPKPRWNPKPEQIRILEAIFNSGMVNPPREEIRRIRAQLQEYGQVGDANVFYWFQNRKSRSKHKLRLLHNHSKHSLPQSQPQPQPQQQPLSSANSASSSSSSSSSSSKSTKPRKNKNKNNTNLSLGSSQMMGTMFPPEAAFLFPVSTVGGFEGITVSSQLGFLSGDMIEQQKPAPTMGPCTGLLLSEIMNGSVSYGTHHQQHLSEKEDEEIRMKMLQQPQPQICYATTSQQITCYNNNNNIMLHVPPTTSTTTTITTSHSLATVPSTSDQLQVQAGARIRVFINEMELEVTPGPFNVRDAFGEEVVLINSAGQPIVTDEYGVALQPLQHGASYYLLDTTLYVNKL is encoded by the exons ATGGCTTCCTCGAATAGACACTGGCCAAGCATGTTCAAGTCCAAACCTCATCCTCATCAATGGCAACACGACATCAACTCTCCTCTTTTGCCTTCTGCTTCCCACCGATCTTCTCCCTTCTCTTCAG ggtgtgAGGTGGAGAGGAGTCCAGAGCCAAAACCGAGATGGAATCCGAAGCCAGAGCAGATTCGGATACTTGAAGCAATCTTCAACTCAGGGATGGTGAATCCGCCGAGAGAGGAGATCAGGAGGATTAGGGCTCAGCTTCAAGAATACGGCCAAGTCGGTGACGCTAACGTCTTCTACTGGTTCCAAAACCGCAAGTCCCGTAGTAAACACAAACTCCGCCTCCTCCACAACCACTCTAAACACTCTCTCCCTCAATCGCAACCCCAGCCACAACCACAACAGCAACCTCTTTCCTCAGCAAACTCggcttcctcttcctcttcctcctcctcttcctcctccaaaTCCACCAAACCtcgcaaaaacaagaacaagaacaacactAATCTCTCTCTGGGTAGTAGTCAAATGATGGGGACGATGTTCCCACCAGAAGCGGCCTTTCTCTTTCCGGTTTCCACCGTCGGAGGGTTTGAAGGTATCACAGTCTCATCCCAATTAGGGTTTCTCTCCGGTGATATGATCGAGCAACAAAAACCGGCTCCAACTATGGGGCCATGTACCGGACTCCTGCTGAGTGAGATCATGAACGGTAGTGTAAGTTATGGaactcatcatcaacaacacttgagtgagaaagaagatgaagaaattagGATGAAGATGTTGCAGCAGCCACAGCCTCAGATTTGTTACGCTACTACTAGTCAACAAATAACCtgttacaacaacaacaataacatcaTGCTTCATGTTCCTCCCACtacttctactactactactattactaCTTCGCACTCTCTCGCTACTGTCCCATCAACTTCGGACCAGCTTCAAGTTCAAG CGGGCGCGAGAATAAGGGTGTTCATAAATGAAATGGAGCTTGAAGTGACCCCAGGACCGTTCAATGTGAGAGATGCATTCGGGGAAGAAGTTGTGCTCATTAATTCTGCGGGTCAGCCCATTGTCACTGATGAATATGGCGTCGCTCTTCAACCTCTTCAACACGGAGCGTCATACTATCTG CTAGATACTACTCTATACGTTAATAAGCTTTAG
- the LOC104749466 gene encoding ras-related protein RABA1h-like: MGAYKAEDDYDYLFKVVLTGDSGVGKSNLLSRFTKNDFSHDSRSTIGVEFATRSIQVDDKIVKAQIWDTAGQERYRAITSAYYRGAVGALLVYDVTRHVTFENVERWLKELRDHTDANTVIMLVGNKADLCHLRAISTEEVKDFAERENTFFMETSALEAINVENAFTEVLTQIYRVVSKKALDAGDDPTTALPKGQMINVGSRDDVSAVKKSGCCST, from the exons ATGGGAGCATATAAAGCTGAAGACGATTACGATTACCTCTTCAAGGTTGTCTTAACGGGAGATTCGGGTGTCGGAAAATCAAATCTGCTATCTCGATTCACCAAAAACGACTTTAGCCACGACTCACGCTCGACCATCGGTGTAGAGTTCGCTACACGTAGCATCCAAGTCGACGACAAGATTGTCAAAGCTCAAATATGGGACACTGCTGGCCAAGAAAG GTATCGAGCCATCACGAGCGCTTATTACCGAGGAGCCGTTGGTGCGTTACTAGTCTACGACGTGACAAGGCACGTGACCTTCGAGAACGTTGAGAGATGGTTAAAGGAGCTAAGGGACCATACGGACGCAAACACTGTGATTATGCTTGTAGGTAACAAAGCTGACTTGTGTCACCTCAGAGCCATCTCAACGGAAGAAGTGAAAGACTTCGCGGAGAGAGAGAACACTTTCTTCATGGAGACTTCGGCACTCGAAGCTATAAATGTCGAAAACGCTTTTACGGAGGTTCTCACCCAGATTTACAGAGTCGTTAGCAAGAAGGCTCTTGATGCTGGAGATGATCCAACCACTGCTTTGCCTAAAGGACAGATGATTAACGTTGGAAGCCGAGATGATGTTTCAGCCGTCAAGAAATCGGGTTGCTGCTCAACATAG